The following proteins are encoded in a genomic region of Debaryomyces hansenii CBS767 chromosome G complete sequence:
- a CDS encoding DEHA2G13024p (highly similar to uniprot|P33297 Saccharomyces cerevisiae YOR117w RPT5 one of the six ATPases of the 19S regulatory particle of the 26S proteasome involved in the degradation of ubiquitinated substrates): MSTLEELENQQDDSIDQEILQSSTSDIMNRTRLLDNDIKVMRSESQRLTHEKTVMLERIKDNQEKINNNKQLPYLVGNVVELLDLSAEKEASEQGANVDLDATRSGKSAVIKTSTRQTIFLPLIGLVDPANLKPNDLIGVNKDSYLILDTLPSEYDSRVKAMEVDEKPTEDYSDIGGLDKQIEELIEAVVLPMKQADKFKNLGIKPPKGALMYGPPGTGKTLLARACAAQSGATFLKLAAPQLVQMFIGDGAKLVRDAFALAKEKAPTIIFIDELDAIGTKRFDSDKSGDREVQRTMLELLNQLDGFGSDDRVKVLAATNRVDTLDPALLRSGRLDRKIEFPLPSEEARESVLKIHARKLNCDNSSVNWRELARSTDEFNGAQLKAVTVEAGMIALRNGKSIIKHEDFVEAIGEVQARKSKSVNFYA; the protein is encoded by the coding sequence ATGTCTacattagaagaattagaaaaccAACAAGATGACAGTATagatcaagaaattttgcaatcttcGACGTCAGATATTATGAACAGAACCAGGTTATTGGATAATGATATCAAGGTGATGAGATCGGAGTCACAAAGATTGACACATGAAAAGACAGTTATGTTGGAGAGAATTAAGGACAACCAGgaaaaaatcaataataataagcaGTTACCATATTTGGTCGGGAAtgttgttgaattattagatttgAGTGCCGAAAAGGAGGCAAGTGAACAAGGAGCCAATGTGGATTTGGATGCCACTAGATCAGGAAAATCGGCTGTGATTAAGACATCGACCAGACAAACGATTTTCTTGCCATTGATTGGGTTGGTTGATCCGGCCAATTTGAAGCCAAATGATCTTATTGGGGTGAATAAGGATTCATACTTGATTTTGGACACATTACCATCCGAATATGATTCAAGGGTGAAAGCTATGGAAGTTGACGAAAAGCCAACTGAAGATTATTCTGATATTGGTGGATTGGACAAACAAATTGAGGAGTTGATTGAAGCAGTGGTGTTACCTATGAAACAGGCagacaaattcaaaaacttgGGAATTAAACCTCCAAAAGGTGCTTTGATGTACGGGCCACCAGGTACCGGGAAAACATTATTAGCAAGAGCCTGTGCAGCCCAATCTGGAGCAACCTTCTTGAAGTTAGCTGCTCCTCAATTGGTTCAAATGTTTATTGGGGACGGTGCCAAATTGGTTCGTGATGCATTCGCCTTAGCTAAGGAAAAAGCACCAACAATTATAttcattgatgaattggatgCAATTGGTACTAAGAGATTCGATTCCGATAAGAGTGGTGACAGAGAAGTACAAAGAACTATGTTGGAActtttaaatcaattaGATGGTTTTGGTTCTGACGACAGAGTTAAGGTCTTGGCCGCCACTAACAGAGTCGATACATTAGATCCTGCATTGTTGAGATCGGGTAGATTGGATAGAAAGATAGAATTCCCATTACCATCAGAAGAAGCCAGAGAATCCGTATTGAAGATTCACGCCAGAAAATTAAACTGTGACAATTCTTCGGTCAACTGGAGAGAATTGGCCAGATCTACAGATGAGTTCAATGGTGCTCAATTGAAAGCCGTCACCGTGGAAGCAGGTATGATTGCCTTGAGAAACGGTAAATCAATTATAAAGCATGAAGACTTCGTCGAAGCCATAGGTGAAGTCCAAGCCAGAAAATCGAAATCTGTCAACTTCTATGCTTAG
- a CDS encoding DEHA2G13046p (similar to uniprot|Q06549 Saccharomyces cerevisiae YLR245c CDD1 cytidine deaminase) — protein sequence MIHNDHEELSNEEFQSLRESCLKAARNSAYCPYSKFRVGCVLETSTGKRFTGANVENASYGAGICAERATITKAVTEGHKKLKLIAISGDSEEPISPCGICRQFIREFGPNVPVFMFNSDGSKFIKVFLQDLLPLSFGPENLGIEPALQ from the exons ATGATACACAATGACCATGAAGAACTTTCAAACGAGGAATTCCAAAGTCTAAGGGAATCATGTTTGAAGG CAGCTCGAAACTCAGCATATTGTCCATATTCGAAATTCAG AGTTGGGTGCGTGCTAGAGACAAGCACAGGCAAACGGTTTACGGGAGCCAATGTTGAAAATGCATCTTATGGAGCCGGCATTTGTGCAGAAAGGGCAACTATAACAAAAGCAGTG ACAGAAGGCCACAAAAAGCTTAAATTGATAGCCATAAGCGGCGATTCTGAAGAACCAATCAGTCCTTGTGGCATATGTAGGCAATTTATTAGAGAATTTGGACCCAATGTGCCTGTATTCATGTTTAATCTGGACGGttccaaattcatcaaagTATTCTTGCAGGATTTATTACCATTGAGTTTTGGTCCTGAAAACTTAGGAATTGAGCCAGCTCTCCAATAA
- a CDS encoding DEHA2G13068p (similar to uniprot|Q01662 Saccharomyces cerevisiae YLR244c MAP1 methionine aminopeptidase) encodes MSAICAASNCGKETTSSLKCPVCLKEGTTKVFCNQLCFRSNWGNHKATHKNEDGTNESYNPFPSFNYSGDLRPSYPLSPRRAIPKHIKVPDYAQNGRPISEIKNDRVGKITILSEKEIEKVRKVGILSREILDITASHIKPGITSDELDAILHKECIKRNAYPSPLNYYNFPKSICTSINEVICHGIPDQRKLEDGDIINLDVTIYYLGFHSDLNETYYVGDKAKCNPEIVNLVETTRECLDLAIQQVKPGLIFRDLGNVIEEHATKNNCSVVRTYCGHGINQLFHCQPNIPHYAKNKAVGVAKPGMVFTIEPMLCQGSYRDMNWPDNWTAVTQDGKYSAQFEQMLLVTEDGVEILTARNDQSPGGAIPRI; translated from the coding sequence ATGTCTGCTATTTGTGCTGCTTCAAACTGTGGGAAGGAGACCACCTCTTCCTTGAAATGTCCGGTCTGTTTGAAAGAAGGTACAACTAAGGTTTTTTGTAACCAACTTTGCTTCCGTAGTAACTGGGGGAACCACAAAGCTACCCATAAGAATGAAGACGGTACGAATGAATCTTATAATCCATTTCCAAGCTTCAACTACTCTGGTGATTTGAGACCAAGTTACCCATTATCACCAAGGAGAGCGATTCCAAAGCATATTAAAGTGCCGGACTACGCACAAAATGGTAGACCGATTAGTGAAATCAAGAACGACAGAGTTGGTAAAATAACTATATTAAGTGAAAAAGAAATCGAAAAGGTTAGAAAAGTAGGTATATTGTCTAGAGAAATATTAGATATTACAGCCAGTCATATTAAACCAGGTATCACATCAGATGAATTGGATGCTATTTTGCATAAGGAATGTATTAAGAGAAATGCTTACCCATCTCCTTTGAACTATTATAATTTCCCTAAGTCTATATGTACATCTATTAATGAAGTTATCTGTCACGGCATTCCAGATCAACGTAAATTAGAGGATGGTGACATAATCAACTTGGATGTGACTATTTACTACTTGGGATTCCACTCTGACCTTAACGAAACCTACTATGTGGGTGACAAGGCTAAATGCAATCCAGAAATTGTCAACTTAGTGGAAACAACTAGAGAATGCTTAGACTTGGCAATTCAACAAGTTAAACCTGGCTTAATTTTTAGAGACTTAGGTAACGTCATTGAAGAGCATGCCACCAAAAACAACTGTTCTGTTGTCAGAACATACTGTGGTCATGGTATCAATCAATTATTCCATTGTCAGCCTAATATTCCGCATTACGCTAAGAATAAAGCAGTGGGTGTAGCCAAGCCAGGCATGGTTTTTACCATTGAGCCAATGTTATGTCAAGGCTCTTATAGAGATATGAACTGGCCTGACAACTGGACTGCCGTGACTCAAGATGGTAAATATTCTGCCCAATTTGAACAAATGTTATTAGTCACTGAAGACGGAGTTGAAATTTTAACTGCTAGAAACGACCAATCTCCAGGTGGCGCTATCCCTAGAATTTAG
- a CDS encoding DEHA2G13090p (weakly similar to CA4386|IPF12412 Candida albicans IPF12412) yields the protein MAEDGYKTEVFQPAREYLLKFHDERELVIRLCRDINSYSKKMIFTLHRVQNEMTLELYEQLLANLKIISEKLSILYNKFLYNENFVQLKSTVSNSVEEMIEAFTFAYYIMNRDVLPYDKFSYVIRCLILSYNYKLNSFNTKLLNYALCELLFDVVENTITDEVEAPYDSVEFEVDFILPGDYLMGLFDLTGEIMRYSITHIVDERSKTVNLKSLENLTFMKNLNKHLKELFLKFPNVNINRGVFSTDRNYKAGSIMDKKLLTLQQSISKVETMICDMSIKGNEAVDYNDHNIYNY from the coding sequence atggCAGAAGATGGTTATAAAACTGAAGTATTTCAGCCTGCACGAGAGTACTTGTTGAAGTTTCATGACGAAAGAGAATTGGTTATTAGGTTATGTCGGGatataaattcatattcgaAAAAGATGATTTTCACTCTCCATCGAGTCCAAAATGAGATGACTTTGGAGCTATATGAGCAATTACTTGCCAATCTCAAGATCattagtgaaaaattgtcTATTCTTTATAACAAGTTTCTCTATAATGAGAACtttgttcaattgaaatCGACCGTATCAAACTCAGTTGAGGAGATGATTGAGGCCTTTACATTTGCATATTACATTATGAATAGAGACGTTTTACCATATGATAAGTTTTCATACGTAATACGGTGTCTCATACTAAGTTAcaattataaattaaacCTGTTCAATACAAAGCTATTAAATTATGCTTTATGTGAGCTATTGTTTGATGTGGTGGAAAACACTATTACAGACGAGGTTGAAGCTCCATACGATAGTGTTGAATTTGAggttgattttattttgcCGGGAGACTACTTGATGGGCTTGTTCGACCTTACTGGTGAAATAATGAGGTACTCCATTACACACATCGTCGATGAGAGACTGAAAACCGTGAACCTAAAATCGTTGGAGAATTTGACGTTCATGAAAAATCTAAACAAGCATTTAAAGGAACTCTTTCTTAAATTCCCAAAtgttaatatcaatagGGGTGTGTTTAGTACAGATCGCAATTACAAGGCAGGATCTATAATGGATAAAAAACTCCTTACGCTACAACAATCAATTAGTAAAGTTGAAACAATGATATGCGATATGTCAATCAAAGGCAATGAAGCAGTAGATTATAATGATcataatatatacaattattaa
- a CDS encoding DEHA2G13134p (highly similar to uniprot|P39079 Saccharomyces cerevisiae YDR188w CCT6 subunit of the cytosolic chaperonin Cct ring complex), whose protein sequence is MSSSIQVLNPNAESLRRSQALQVNIAAAQGLQQVLASNLGPKGTLKLLVDGSGNLKLTKDGKVLLTEMQIQHPTAVMIARAATAQDEICGDGTTTVILLVGELLKEAERFISEGVHPRVLVDGFEIAREEALKYLDGFKTTPEKFDREFLLQVARSSLSTKVNSELTDVLTPIVTDAVLSVYEEGQRNLDLHMIEIMTMQHGSAKDTELIKGLVLDHGARHPDMPRRIENAYVLTLNVSLEYEKTEVNSGFFYSSAEQREKLVASERKFVDEKLKKIIDLKNEVCELNSNKGFVIINQKGIDPMSLDILAKNGILALRRAKRRNMERLQLISGGEAQNSVDDLSPSILGFSGLVYENSLGEDKFTYITENKEPKSATILIKGANNHVLQQIKDAVRDGLRSVSNVLKDQSIIPGGGAFFMSCNNHLLNTKNEFLRGKNKSGIKAFSEALLVIPKTLSKNAGLDSLETLSNCQDEIDDRIVGIDLKSGEPMDPSIEGVWDSYRVMRNAISAATGIASNLLLCDELLKAGRSSLKEGGGGPGGPGGPGGPPMGAPPMM, encoded by the coding sequence ATGTCTTCGTCGATTCAAGTACTTAACCCAAATGCGGAGTCTTTAAGACGTTCCCAAGCATTGCAGGTAAACATTGCGGCTGCACAAGGGTTACAACAGGTTTTAGCTTCCAATTTAGGACCAAAAGGAacattaaaattattagtCGATGGATCAGGTAACCTTAAGCTTACTAAAGACGGTAAGGTTTTATTGACTGAAATGCAAATCCAGCACCCAACTGCTGTCATGATTGCTAGAGCAGCCACTGCTCAAGATGAAATTTGTGGTGATGGTACCACCACCGTGATTTTGTTAGTAGGAGAGTTGTTGAAGGAAGCTGAAAGATTCATCAGTGAAGGAGTACACCCAAGGGTATTAGTCGATGGATTTGAGATTGCAAGAGAAGAAGCATTAAAGTACCTTGATGGCTTTAAAACCACCCCAGAAAAGTTTGACCGTGAATTCTTATTGCAGGTAGCCAGATCATCTTTGTCAACCAAGGTCAATAGCGAATTAACCGACGTTTTGACTCCTATTGTCACCGATGCGGTGTTGTCCGTATACGAAGAAGGTCAAAGAAATTTGGATTTACATATGATTGAAATTATGACCATGCAACATGGTAGTGCCAAAGATACAGAATTGATCAAGGGATTGGTGTTAGATCACGGTGCCAGACATCCAGATATgccaagaagaattgagaATGCCTATGTATTGACTTTGAACGTATCATTAGAGTACGAAAAGACTGAAGTCAACTCTGGATTCTTCTACTCTAGTGCCGAACAAAGAGAAAAGTTGGTTGCCTCAGAAAGAAAATTCGTTgatgaaaagttgaaaaagattATCGATTTGAAGAACGAAGTATGTGAATTAAACTCCAACAAGGGGTTCGTTATCATAAACCAGAAGGGTATTGACCCTATGTCGTTAGATATATTGGCCAAGAACGGCATTTTAGCTTTAAGAAGAGCTAAGAGACGTAATATGGAAAGATTGCAATTAATCAGCGGAGGTGAAGCACAAAATTCCGTCGACGATTTATCTCCATCCATCTTGGGTTTTTCTGGATTAGTATACGAAAATAGTCTCGGAGAAGATAAATTCACATACATtactgaaaataaagaaccTAAATCGGCCACCATTTTAATCAAGGGTGCCAATAATCACGTCTTACAACAAATTAAAGATGCCGTAAGAGATGGATTGAGATCTGTTTCCAACGTCTTGAAAGATCAATCAATTATACCTGGGGGAGGTGCGTTCTTTATGAGCTGCAATAATCATTTATTGAACACCAAGAACGAATTCTTGAGGGGAAAGAACAAGTCTGGTATAAAAGCGTTTAGTGAAGCCTTATTGGTTATTCCAAAGACTTTGTCGAAAAATGCCGGCCTAGACTCATTGGAAACGTTATCTAACTGCCAAGACGAAATCGATGACAGAATCGTTGGTATCGACTTGAAGTCCGGCGAGCCAATGGATCCATCTATTGAGGGAGTGTGGGACTCGTACAGGGTGATGAGAAACGCAATTTCTGCTGCCACAGGCATTGCgtctaatttattattatgcgatgaattattgaaggcTGGCCGTTCCTCTTTGAAAGAAGGGGGAGGTGGCCCAGGAGGTCCTGGTGGGCCTGGAGGCCCACCAATGGGAGCTCCTCCAATGATGTAG
- a CDS encoding DEHA2G13156p (weakly similar to uniprot|P39001 Saccharomyces cerevisiae YDR207c UME6 regulator of both repression and induction of earliy meiotic genes), with the protein MDPWYTELSRSRGTSDGADGESNGEPNVNETPHVPIYQQFMPPGDANLVQPMSLGISSASTMQETEAQSMPIQGPLSIPPQNIDHSDEGGIAQYSASLDHETEVQPHRYHHAIPGSSQASSPYGPPGVFANMGIANIPSTIASNTMVPNLDTEPHAPEQPTPHNTIPIISTKKNTRRYSRSSDSHHGSPIDESVEIHTTKPITKRSRMGCLTCRQRKKRCCEKRPHCTECSRLGLDCIWPVPGTEHRNKSRDSRGDKDTIEHEAFGKIKVLRGIVEYKSK; encoded by the coding sequence ATGGATCCGTGGTACACTGAGTTGAGTCGAAGTCGAGGAACAAGCGATGGCGCAGATGGCGAGTCTAATGGAGAGCCAAATGTGAACGAAACTCCCCATGTACCCATTTATCAACAGTTTATGCCACCCGGAGATGCTAATTTGGTACAACCAATGCTGTTAGGGATTTCTTCGGCGCTGACTATGCAAGAAACTGAAGCACAATCGATGCCAATACAAGGCCCGTTACTGATTCCTCCACAAAACATAGACCATCTGGACGAGGGAGGAATAGCACAATATTCTGCATCGCTAGACCACGAAACTGAAGTTCAGCCACATAGATATCACCACGCCATTCCGGGCCTGTCACAAGCATCCAGTCCGTATGGTCCTCCCGGAGTATTCGCTAACATGGGCATCGCAAATATTCCACTGACAATAGCGTCGAATACGATGGTGCCAAACCTTGATACAGAACCGCATGCTCCAGAGCAACCTACACCGCATAATACCATCCCTATTATACTGACCAAAAAGAATACTCGACGGTATTCACGGTCATCCGACAGTCACCATGGCTCCCCAATAGACGAATCTGTCGAAATACATACGACGAAACCCATCACTAAACGATCAAGGATGGGCTGTCTTACTTGTAGgcaaagaaagaagaggTGCTGTGAAAAAAGGCCCCACTGCACCGAGTGCCTGAGATTGGGTCTAGATTGCATTTGGCCAGTACCGGGAACTGAACATAGGAACAAGTCAAGAGATTCCCGGGGAGATAAGGACACTATTGAACATGAAGcttttggaaaaattaAGGTTCTAAGAGGTATTGTTGAATACAaaagtaaataa